Below is a window of Impatiens glandulifera chromosome 2, dImpGla2.1, whole genome shotgun sequence DNA.
CCATTTACGAGAAATACACCATTTGCGAGAAATACACTATTTACGAGAAACATGCCAATTATGAGAAGCACATCATACATACCTAAATATCCTCAATCTTGTTCTCCACAATCCCATCATTGGATTTTCATCAAGCACATCAGCTTCCAACACAAGCCCATCATTGTTCTTCTCTATCCCATCCTacaaaacaaaatgattgaATTGGACCATTTGCGAGAAACACAACAATTGCGAGAAACAAACCATCCTCAATATCATCAAtcttcttctccacaatctcatcATTCACCAAATCATCCTCCACCATATGCcctacataaaaaaaacaaaattctttaATTAGACCATATACTCGAAATACACCATACGCTCGAAATACACCAAATGCTAGAATTAGACcatacctcaatattatcaTCATTCAACAAATGCTCAATCAACACAtcctcattcttcttctcctccataAGCCCGACATTGTCTTTCTTCTCCACAAGCCCATCATTATCATCATTCAACAAATCCTCAAGGAACACATTCACCTTATCCAAATCTTCCTCATCTATCtcctccaaatcttcatcatcattgtcTTCCTCATTCACCTTCTTTCCCCCTTAGTGTGGCTGATAATATGCCAAATTGTTGTTGTAGTTGGTTTAACATCTCTTTTATGagatttattttagtttttagttCATTTAGCTCCTTTGTAAGttcatccaatctacatctatcctggggagttgttgctgttggagtCGTGGGAGAGGATTCATCATCTTTTATACTCGTGGCGCTCTTGATAGAATAAGAGTTGCAGGTGttgggggtagggttgcgggttcttctacttgtggaaggtttggctttggcaggattaatttgtcttttcttcctcatgtcAGGTTTATAAGGAATTACATcttcaatatctccaaattttctctttttgcaatcaagatcaaaaaagacatcataagtattacctcccatatcttcaaagtcctcCCTAGCATATAAGACCTTCTtttcttcagacaattccatCTTCTTGACAATCTTGCCTTGTAGGGCAGTGTGAAGATCAGAGGCGGTGCTCTTCCTCCTGGATTTGTATTGTATTATCCTTGGGAAGAGATGCTCTTGCGCTTGAAGCATCGTTTTACTTGTAAGACTGGGGACAAACGTTTGGATaacctcataggtccacacttgtaagactagtgcgaacccatatatggtataagaaacatcgacatccttgtctttgttcttcttccccatGGCTTTCTTCTTCTCTAGATATAGCAACCTGTAGCGATCAAGGTCCTTGGTCAAATCCTTTATGGTTGCTCTAAATGACaactttccccatggaaaattgagaAAAGTGTTgatgtcatcgaccatgctgaggagtttgatatttattatcctctttGGGTCAAAGGCGAAGAGATATTGGGAAACTAGGTATACCAACCCCAATTTCTATGCATCTTCCTTATCAGAGCAGGACacgaattttgaatgaatttctGTTGTTCTAACAAGttgattacttttaaaatatttaacaaccaAAGATGGACATTCTTCAACCTAATTGAAAATGGTTTCCTCCGCAGgaaatctcccaaaattgaggcCTATGACCAATACAAACTCCTTCATCCCGAAGCACAACTCTTCTCCATTCACGAgaaacttcatctccatagaatttgagttGCACTTCCTGATGAGCATTTGGTGTATAATCGTTCTTGAGAACCGCAGTAATGGGTAtcctttgaataagaatcttAATTGGGTTTGCTCTACCCTTCCCgttagattcattgaagcaaacttggtGGCAATTTTTTCGATATTTGTTTTCCATGAGACCCTCCCAACAAACTCAGGAATTATGGTGGACTtcatctacaaaacaaggaacaaCAATGGAGtaagaaaatccaaaaaattataattacctaAACTATTTGAAATAAGACCCCGTATTACCACCAAAAAGCTCACCGCAATCTCAAAGACATGAATTGTTTTGATATGAAAGGCAACCAAAATCATGTTACAACTAGTTGtcttattagtttttaataatcCAAAATCACTAATAGAATtaaccattgagaaatgcttgCAAATTGACAgttctaaatacattaatatgaaaaacataatataacaaCTCAAGCAACATCATAGAGTACACGAAAATGCCATTTCTTAACAAGAACTCGTTTGTTAAGAACACTAATATACGAGAAACATAACAAATTCCATTTCTCGTTTGTTAAGAACACTGATATACGAGAAACGGCACAATGCTCGTGAAAGAATAAACGAGAAATacatgcatgcagaataagaacactaatataatactcgtcatatacccTAAAAGCATATACACACAtatacacacataaacgaaTATAAGATACATGAACCCTAAAAgttaaatacatcaatatccatcaatataaatgacaaaatatACATCGAAGAGAACATTACAgattaaaccaaaacctaaacctaaacataaACCCTAAGCCTTAAACTCACCTGAATATATCGAAGAGATGGACGGACGACAAAGGATGATGTTGAACGAGGTTGATCGATGATGTTGAACGAAGTTGGAATGGAAAGTCGATAGTTGTAAAGACGAAGTTTTGGAAGTCGGGGTGGGAGAGAGTCGATAGATATTCGTGAatcagttttgttttaaattagggcaaaaaaattatatatacgatgaaagacgagaaatgttattcacatatttttatctaaaacgcgtgagttgattaacgcattttagatgaaacgcgtgaatgacaTTTTCCGTAAATGGAAAGCcgagaaatgtcattcacgcattttcatctaaaacgcgtgagttaattaacacgttttagatgaaaatgcatGAAtaacatttctcgtaattgagcggtaAATCAGGCGTGCGAGGGATATTACAGACTTTTCGTAGGACAAAAAGGCCCATTTTACAAACATTATCAGGCGTgagccttttttggaattaaggcTATTAGTatggccatttcatcaaatttcccaaaaaaaaatatgaaaaataaaaagagactTATCACACCTGCTTAGATATTCTTCTTAAGAATCTTCCTTTCTTTTATTAGGGATGGactcattttttattcaaacatcTCACAAATTTCCTCTAGAGATTTATCCTTTATCATGTCAACTCTTTCAACAAATTAGAAAGATTACCTATCAACTAAAATGACAAAAATCTTAtaattgagttttaatatttaaccatTATGATTTTGAATCTAATAATTCAtacaaactaatttattttatatattattttttcgtACAATCATGCGTTGcatataataaatacaattttatttagcatttttttttaaaaaaattatgtttttagttaagaaaaatatgataaaatattatatatataaaacataaataaacatGTAACATTctataattgttaaatattaaaaaatattatgatagaaatatttttaattagaataatatatatatacatatatatataaatattatatattaaaaaaagatgaaaagataaattataatgaggtagaaaataaaataaaacttttgttacaaaatttaacttacaatatatatatatatatatatatatatatatatgcctacacaaaattataaaattatttcaatcgaCTTACTTGGTTTAGCGGTTAAAGTATTCACGTTTTCATACTTAAGACCATGGTTCGAATttctttaaaagtaattattatatgtgagtgtGAATTTGACTTGAATGATAGCATATAATAGTGGTAGATGAAATAGAAACGAAATTATATGTGAGTGTGAATTTGACTTGAATGATAACATATAATAGTGGCAGATGAAGTAGAAACGAGATTTTCGACTTGAGTAAAGAAACATTGCTGAGATAACATAAGGGTTTGTCCACAAAAGGGAATGTCGGCTTAAGTAACGCAAACATTGATGAGAAAATCTAAAGGTTCGTCCACGCAGGGTGAGTTAGGGCATAAGATCATGCCGAAAGGTGTAATCGAATGGTTCATCCATGGAGGAAATCTCGACTTAAGTAACGCAAACATTTGTGATAAAACTCAATGATTCGTGTCCATTGAGAGTGAGTTAGATCATAAGATCATGCCGAAATGTATAattgaatgtttaagaatgcattTTTAAATACTGCAAGGTTCATTCATCGAGGGTGAGTAAATGCCTAAAATCATACCAAAAGGTGAAactgaaaatttatttttattaaattttaaaatatatttaattaattatgttaagttttaaaatatttagaaaagtatttgaaacttatttaatattattaaaaaataaattgaaaaactaaaaataataataattatatatatatatatattaattaaaatactgcaataaaaaaaagtactctagaaataaattactaaaataaatttaaaaaaatatttatattaaaaaaataaaaatatatttaactaaatatatgttgaattttagattattgagaaatatatttgagatttatttattattataaaaaataaattaacactaatgaacaatttttttattaccacatattttttatttgatttatatatatattaatttaaaatgtttttaaatatttattcaattgtctattctaataatttattattataaaaaataaattaagacattGTATGCACTTTTTCTAATAGcacatcttttttatatttaattattttattatttttaaatatttgttcaattatttataatagttattaaAGGAGTGATAAGAGAGAATTTAGAAGAATaaatgagagaatgaataaCTGACATTACACcacctaattggttaaaaaaaatgaaaagtgtgaagaaaaagagaaaaaaatttattttttcaaccaaaaGATTGCTTCATCATGCCACATTCCTTTTCTCATTCtctaaatagttaattatatttaattttttttttttgataaatgtaAATTCTtactaaatttgattattaaataatcaaaatcactaaatataaaaaatttatataaattgattaattgatcttttaatatttttatttttcaaataaatatttaataataagtaatattagaccatAGTAgaactttatataatttaatcaaaaattaaatgtttaaaaatttgttttgtcgaaaataattttaggtaaacttaaaaaaaacaatttatttttataaaacgaGGGTATAAAGataagttttgtcaaattttttaataactagataaacaaatattgaattaaattgaaaaaaattaagaaattaaatgttaaatcacatttttatcgtcaaaatataaataaatatataaataaatattttttattttttatatcattacccGGTCCAATGTACATGATTAATGCTGGTATGTTTTAACAATATTAGTAATAAAGATGACACattttaaaacaaaagaaaaaactattgaaaataaattttgtctggatagttaaatatatattattgattcaATTTTGATTAATATCCCCTAATTGAAGTGAGGTTGTAGAGTCATACAATTTTCTTAAAATGAATAAACCATGATTTtcggaaaaaaatatattatcataaataaaattcaagaaATAAATGATATTGACTTGTTTTTGTGCGTGTGATTTTGTTTAGAAAAACTTTTCTATAATTGGTTcctaaaactaataaaaaaattagtgaggagtttgtttgattttgaatttattcttatgtttttgtttatataatttatttgaaatttgttataatttatcaagttttaattgttaaaatcatttttattatttaatataacaacattattttagttataatttaaatattataatgttatttaatttattactagacattaatttcaaacaatgaaatatactcaatttcatttttttatttcatttattaagaattaaatattttaaaatttaatttttgtataacatgcttaatcaaaattttatatctatacaatatattttttttaaaatatgtgaatctcaattatttgataatgataatatataaatttactaaGTTATTAGTTGAgtcactttaaaaataaatattattataaattgtcgATAATAATTACTTcaaaaatttaatagaaaaaataaaaatatatatatatttaaattatttttttttaaagtatctTAAACTCATCCAATTAAtaacaaacttaaaaaaatatattaaaaaattatttatcaatttcatCCCAAACCCACCTTCAACTCCAAACTaagaaatgattaaatatttattgaaaatgaattaatgtttatttttatgaacGCTAAGTTCTTATTCTCTTCTAAGTAGGATTAATTTCCATCGTcctgtttaaataaattataactaaataatcCGTAAACTCACCTAAAGTTAAGAAGAAGAATCTTCAATatacaaatctatatatatatataaattgattcattataatgattataattttaatttgtaatgttAGTTTAAAATAGCTTTCAACAATTTAGAAATTTATGAATAGTTTGATATGAATTATTATAGTGCATACTTTCTAAATTTGACAGtagtatgtatatataatttatttattttaagatgttTACTTAAGGGTTTAATTGAATACCTTATAATAGTTCGAAGTAACTATATTATAAACTGGGATAATGTCTAAACGGACCGGACCGTGAAAGGACCGCTAGTGCTACGGCGGGGAAAAGAaccttcttctctcttttcATGTTTCTTCCTGAATCCTGTAGGTTTGATTTCTCTTTCCTGTTGATCTCAATGTTTGGATTTGGAAACAAATGGTAAAGTGAGCGATCGGTCTGGATTTGGATTTAGAAAGGGATTTGTCTGTGGATATCAAACGGTAACTAAACCAGATTCGTATCTGGATACCAAATTATGTTTTCCATCGTTTCCAAACAGTTCTGAATCTAGTTTCTTTTGTTGGATTACATCAGTTTTCATTACCTATATGggttagtattttttttaagttcttCTTACTTTAGTTGGATATTTACTCTATAAACTGCAATCAACATAACCCTTGCGAAGAGTATTTCTGTCATAGTTTTGTTAACTCTTGTGAATTGGGTATGTCAGGATCTCTTCCATTTGGAAAAACAAAAGGATTCTTCAGTTTGATTTCACCATTTGTGAGTATGGTCATGCTCctgaatttttgaaaatgatgtCTCAACTTCTCTCAGTCTTCACTTCCTGCTCCTATTATAATCTTGTAGATGTCATGGTGGATGTAGATTTGCTTTTGTATTTATGTGttgaaaaatcaaatagaaTGTGGCTTGATGGATGAGTTgttcaattaacaacatttaAGTTGCAATATTCTAACGAAATGAATTGGGATGTTTTAGTGAATGATGAATGTTAATTAATTCAACCTGCTATGTGAAGATAAAATGCATTTGTGTGTGTGAAACAGATGTAGTCAGTGTATACTTGTATGCAATTTTATCTTCTGATGTTTGAGACTAACACTTTGATGTCAATATACAGGTTTGAGTATTGAAAAGTGATGATCGAGGAGATGATGACACATCAAAAGAAAATTAGCACTTCATCCAAGTTTCTGAATTCATCCACTGCATTCAAAAGATGGGGTAGGAAATCCCCCTTCATCAGATATGGGCTTCCGATGATTTCACTTACTGTTTTTGGAGCTCTTGGCCTTGGACATATGTTACAAGGCAGGTTCGTAAAATAGTCTATGCAATAATTCATATACTTGTAATTATATGCAATGCCAAATGTATGCAGTTGCTATCCACTTGATCATGGGTTTGAATCCTataataaatttcttaatagAAAAGGGTAAAAATGTGTACATCGCGACctttttaattataagaaaCTATGTATAGGTTTAACCGCTTTAAGTGTATACTAGAGTCAGTTTCTTGCATGAAACAATCTATCAAAGGGAAATTTgacaaccctaaaccctaaacttaaACAACATAATATTATGATCTCGAACAACAAACTGGTTTGGAGATACTAATTCATCCTGTTTTCTCGTTTGGTGTGAATCCAGATGAGATTGGTTTCAAAGTGTATTTGTTTAACTAGTCCGACCCTTATTCCTTTATTCAGATCTTGATACGCCTAGTAAAAAAGACATTGACAATAGAATTGCTCTTCCGGCCAGAGGCGTGCCCAGTTGGGCTCGATAAGGGTTCAAAATACTTTGTTTTGGAGAGATACAAACTTACTTCTGAATTTTGCGAGATTTGCTTTATATCCCAGCCAACCAcacattttcttttttgaaaccAGGCTTTAATCCTTGGTGGAGGCTAGCACACTATCTCATCACCATGATACCCCACTTCAATCTAGGTTTTTTCAATGGGAATCGAACTTGACACCTAAACCTCTCTTTTCCGAACTATATCCACTTGTATCTCAGCCACCTCACCTTTCGTATCTCTAGCCATAAATTCATTAGCGGTTTCTCATTCGGATTGGTGCATAGTTTATGTGTAATAAATGTTTCTCCATTTGGTATGAAAAATTCTAATCTTACTTTGTTGATCTTTCAGCATCTTGGAGTCTGttctatttttcattttctcctCTTTCATGATGTATATAACATACAATCTCATTTGACATTAGAGCAGCATCTATCCCttctatttttcattttcttctctttcaTTGATGTATATAACATACAATCTCATTTGACATTAGAGCAGCATCCCTTCTTCCATCATATCTCTCAATCTATTATTACAATTATGTtatcaaattctttttttttttgagaaaaatgttATCATATTCTTTTTTAAGGTAGTGAATGAAGCCTTtacaatattatcttttaacTTCAGCAAGGATATTGCCAAGGTGAAAGATGATCAAGAATGGGAGATAATCGAAGCCAGAAAAGCGCTGTCCAGAACTGGGCCGCTAGATGCATACAAGCCAAAGAACTTATCCCTTGAAGAGGAGCTGAAGGTAAAGTATTTATCTAAAGTTCTCTTATATAGAACAATAATTTGTACCTTCAGcagaaaaaatagattttatgcACTGAGTTATCTTCTTTTGCAGGCTTTACAAAAGAAGGTTGACATAAATGATTTCGAGTATAAGAAGATACCAAATCTTAATGAAGGGAAGTGAATAGATTTGGAAACATTCACCAAAAAAGATGCCAATGAAAAATTTGTAAGAGTCAGTCATGATTTCCGATCTTATATTTTTGTAGGATGTAACATTGAATGATGCTTTCTTATCCATAGTCCTGTCTTTGAAGATCTCactaataaatcaatttttcatGACATTCTTTTCATGGTGGACTGAAACAAAGATCAAAAGTTCACGAGAAACAATTAGGTGTCTAGATGTAACTAGATAAATGACTAAGTTTAGTAGTTTCCAAACCTATTTAGATCTAGattcaaaaaaacaaaagtttaaTTTGTTGGGGGTCAATGGTACCAACATTTGAGTGAGTTTTGTTTCTTGTTTTGTAGTGTCTTTtgtcttaaatatatttagatttatattatttttttttttgtctcttaTGGTTGTGCCTCACATTGAAAAGCAATTTCTTGAATCATATGAGTGGTATGGGCACTATATTTGTACCAAGTGGCTTACTAGTATGTTGTGCAACTTTCAATTCCTATTAGGGATGAATGGATAACCTATCCGCCTGAAATTGAAGTATTCATTTTAAATTCGATTTTCATTTACTACTGAACTCTGATTCAGTTTTAATTTACTACTCAACTCTgatgaattttatattatccgattaaatatttataagattgtAGAGGTTTAATCAATTAGGTAGAgaaatttaactttattaaaaattaaataattttaaaattagtaatatcgaAATTGCGGAAAGAAATTTGgaataaagaataatttgattatttgattagttgaaaaaataataaaaattttcacttttatagaatagagataaaagaagagtaaagataaataaattttataatattaaaaaagttaaaaatgaagaataataaaaaaattaaaaaaaaattaaaatagtaaaaatttaaggttgaaatagaatatataatataaaaataaataaataatgtatttatgatTTGGTTGGTCATAATTGAAAGGTTatcaaactttaataaatagaaatattttatttttaatattaatatggtTGGGTATAGGGTTTGAATTTTACGCTCTCAATATTCTCGACTCCGAATTCGATCGAGTTATGCCCGCTCTGATTTAAAATGATGTACCCAACTATCAAGTATCTACATGTATTCGGAAATACGATGTTCATTACATCCATAATTCTTATTAAAAGCTTGAGATTGATATTAGGATAATGATTGATTTTCTCATGTGAATTAGTTAAGATCGTTTATCGAAAAAGTTTGACACacttagtaaatattttatcaatttaattcacatttaaagaaacatgattatataaagatgtgtatatttgattttatctgAAAGCGCTTCGAATGAAAATGGGAATCTGACTTTGATGTGTaatgctaatttttttttaataaaaaataaaattaaaaaaattaaaagatgtgCTATAGAATAAATCTTTtgtaaaaagataaaagaaaaattatttatatgtaaaaagataaaagaaaaattatttatatgtaacTCCTTCCATTGTAGTAAATTACTTACTATTCTTACCGaactattttctttatattattattaatatttttacattctaaatttaaatcaaattatgttgtattttttttactattatcaCTTGAATTACATTTATCTTTTATGATAACATTATAAGTCAACTTATTACTCATAATTTatcaaacattttatatttgttatttggatctttcaattaaatataaaaatatgtatataagaTGTAGGAacattgttaggatcgggatcaacgatagagatggggtctgactatgttgaacgcttacacacttcgtttgatattaactgtGTTAGAAGTGAATATTCGTTTCTACTTTTcgcaagtcgtcacaaactcttgaacggagtTCATGTGCAGAAATATTTGTTTCGACTTGAAGCAATACAACATGATTAGGATGATGCGataaataaagaacacaagatacaAAAGATGttaatggatgttcggagtaaaagctcctacgtcatcccttcttctcaaccttgagaaggatattcactagaagatttagttaaatacaacacttgtacaaaccTAGTCGAACAACCATGACTTAGTTACTATCTGTTTTCAAACTCCTAAACACTCACTCTATTGAGCAGAAATAAattttgtcaacttacaatgctaaccaactcacacagaatagCTAGTATTGTAATACAATTTTAACACTATAACACACTTGAAGACTTATGGAACTTTGAGAGCTTGAGAGAGTTGTAAATAACAATTGATAGTTTAAGGATTCTTAAAGCTTGTTTTCTCAAAGGTAAAGTGTGAAACAAGTTGTCCTttgtcttcttaagtaggcagATGTCAACAGACATATATGTTGCTCAACAGATATATCTACTTCATAAGACAACTGTCTTAATCTTGATTGGTTGATTTTCAGAATGGTACATGAGATGAGATATTCTTTGATCTTATCTGTACTTAGATGATAGTAAGCTAATTTTTCATTAATGAGATCACAATGTACGAGGAACGTATATCTTAGAAGGTTTGACTTGTCTTTGGTTCTTTTAGCATAGCTCTGCTGCTGCCAAAGAGATCTTCATCAGACTTTGCACAGAAAAGGAAACAAATACTGGAGACATATAAAGTTGTCTTCTGATAATACTGGAAGTGTCATAAGGTAGCACCGAAATGGTAAAGTACCGGACACGCTCCAATTTGATGTAAAAACGAAGTCATAAAATACCGATCTTGCATAAATTACCGATCTTACAAACTACAAGATGGTTTTGTAAAATACGGAACTGATA
It encodes the following:
- the LOC124927397 gene encoding uncharacterized protein LOC124927397, which translates into the protein MIEEMMTHQKKISTSSKFLNSSTAFKRWGRKSPFIRYGLPMISLTVFGALGLGHMLQGSKDIAKVKDDQEWEIIEARKALSRTGPLDAYKPKNLSLEEELKALQKKVDINDFEYKKIPNLNEGK